One region of Oncorhynchus mykiss isolate Arlee chromosome 8, USDA_OmykA_1.1, whole genome shotgun sequence genomic DNA includes:
- the LOC110529767 gene encoding calmodulin-1, producing the protein MADQLTEEQIAEFKEAFSLFDKDGDGTITTKELGTVMRSLGQNPTEAELQDMINEVDADGNGTIDFPEFLTMMARKMKDTDSEEEIREAFRVFDKDGNGYISAAELRHVMTNLGEKLTDEEVDEMIREADIDGDGQVNYEEFVQMMTAK; encoded by the exons ATG GCCGATCAACTAACAGAAGAACAGATTGCAG AGTTCAAGGAGGCGTTCTCCTTATTCGACAAGGATGGCGACGGCACCATCACGACCAAAGAGCTGGGCACCGTGATGAGGTCGCTGGGACAGAACCCCACAGAGGCGGAGCTGCAGGACATGATCAATGAGGTCGACGCCGACG GCAATGGCACCATTGACTTCCCGGAGTTCCTGACCATGATGGCCAGAAAAATGAAGGACACAGACAGTGAGGAGGAGATCCGTGAAGCCTTCAGGGTATTCGACAAG GACGGAAACGGCTACATCAGCGCAGCAGAACTCCGTCACGTCATGACAAACCTGGGGGAGAAGTTAACAGACGAGGAGGTAGACGAGATGATCAGAGAAGCAGACATTGACGGAGACGGACAGGTCAACTATGAAG AGTTTGTACAGATGATGACTGCAAAGTGA